The genomic DNA TTGCTCCGCGTCGGGGACACCGTGGTGACCTGGGCCATCGGGCACCTCTACGAGATCGAGGAGAACGGGGACCGATGGGACCTCGACGAGCTGCCCCTGCTCCCCGCGGAGTTCCGGTACCGGGCCTCGGAAGGGAAGGAAAAGCAGGCCGGAATCATCCGGGAACTCCTCCAGGGAGCCGACGAGGTGGTGAACGCCTGCGACGCGGGCAGGGAAGGGGAGCTGATCTTCCGCCTGGCGGTGGAAAACGCCGGATACGGTGGTCCCGTCAAGCGCCTGTGGACCTCCGAGGCCCTCTCCGTGGACGTCGTGCGCCGGGAGCTGTCCGACCTCAAGCCCGGGGATGGCTTCGAGAGCCTCTACCGGGCCGCCCTGGCCCGGCAGCACGCCGACTGGCTCGTCGGCGTGAACCTGACCCGCCTGTTGACCCTCCGGGCCGCCGACCGGACCGTCTGGAGCGCCGGGCGCGTCCAGACGCCCGTCCTCCGGCTCATCGTGGACCGGGAGGAAGAAATCCGGGACTTCCAGCCTGTCCCGTTCTGGAAAATCCGGGTGGATTTTGTGAAGGACGGGTCGGCATTCTCCGGGTGGATATCGGACGGGGCAGGGGAGATGAAATTCTTCGACCCGGCCGTCGCGGAAAAGGCCCTCACCGACGTGACGGCCGCCGGGGAAGGGCTCGTGCGGAACGTGAGCACGGAGCGCAAGGAGCAGTTCCCCCCCGCGCTGCACAGCCTCACGTCCCTGCAGCGGGAGGCCAACGAGCGCCTTGGCCTCACGGCGGGGCGCACGCTGGAACTGGCCCAGGAACTCTACGAGGCGAAGCTGGTCTCCTACCCTCGCACCGACGCGGACCACCTGGACGAGTCCCCGCAGACGAGGGAGATGGTGCGCCGTCTCCTGGGGGAGCTGGGACACCCGGAACTGTGCGCGGCGGTGGAAACGGCGGGGCGGCGCGTGTTCGACAATGCCAAGCTCACCGACCACTACGCCCTGGTCCCGCAGAAACGTTTCCCCGACAACGCCGTCATGGCGGACGAGCACCGGATGCTCTACGAACTCATCGAGCGGCGCTTTCTGGGCGCCTTCATGGAGAGTTGCCTGTACGACCGGACCACCGTGGACCTGGATGTGGGGACCCACCCTGCCCGGGCCGTGGGCAACGCGGAGGTTCGGGAAGGGTGGAAGGCGCTGTACCGGAAAGAGGTGGAAGAGAAGGGCGAGGACGGCGAGGACGGGGAAGGGGAGGGGGCCGCGCAGAGACTCCCGGACCTCGAGGCCGGGGAGCGGGTTCCCAGGACGGGCGTGGAGCGGCAGGGGCGGAAGACCGCCCCGCCGAAGCGCTACACCGAAAGCGCCCTCCTCGGCGCCATGGAGCGTCTCGGCCTGGGCACCCCGGCGACCCGGGCCGCCGTCATCGAGCGGCTCAAGAGAGTCCAGTACGTCGGCCTGGTGAAGAAAGCGATCCAGCCCACGGCGAAAGCCGGGGAGCTGATCGGCAAGCTCCGCGGGCGGCCCGTCGCCGACCCCGAGACCACGGGGCGGTGGGAGACCGAACTGGAAGGGATCTACCGGAAAAACCTGGGCCGGGAGGGTTACGGGGCCTTCATGGACGGAATCCGCAAGGCCATCGTGGAAGAGGTTCGGGAACTCAAGGGGCTCAGCATCGAGGCCCGGGCGGGGGACGTCGGGACATGCCGCTGCGGCGGCCGCATCGAGGAACTGCCGAAGACCTTCGTCTGCGCCGCGT from Acidobacteriota bacterium includes the following:
- a CDS encoding type IA DNA topoisomerase, producing MPRVIIAEKPSVARDIAAALGWPEKEDGLLRVGDTVVTWAIGHLYEIEENGDRWDLDELPLLPAEFRYRASEGKEKQAGIIRELLQGADEVVNACDAGREGELIFRLAVENAGYGGPVKRLWTSEALSVDVVRRELSDLKPGDGFESLYRAALARQHADWLVGVNLTRLLTLRAADRTVWSAGRVQTPVLRLIVDREEEIRDFQPVPFWKIRVDFVKDGSAFSGWISDGAGEMKFFDPAVAEKALTDVTAAGEGLVRNVSTERKEQFPPALHSLTSLQREANERLGLTAGRTLELAQELYEAKLVSYPRTDADHLDESPQTREMVRRLLGELGHPELCAAVETAGRRVFDNAKLTDHYALVPQKRFPDNAVMADEHRMLYELIERRFLGAFMESCLYDRTTVDLDVGTHPARAVGNAEVREGWKALYRKEVEEKGEDGEDGEGEGAAQRLPDLEAGERVPRTGVERQGRKTAPPKRYTESALLGAMERLGLGTPATRAAVIERLKRVQYVGLVKKAIQPTAKAGELIGKLRGRPVADPETTGRWETELEGIYRKNLGREGYGAFMDGIRKAIVEEVRELKGLSIEARAGDVGTCRCGGRIEELPKTFVCAACRSLVWKEFCGRKLTRKQAAALLGGKRVDLKKLRSRAGKEFDAAAEFDVEQRKVRLVFR